From a region of the Thalassospira sp. TSL5-1 genome:
- a CDS encoding ABC transporter ATP-binding protein: protein MTSSDPILSINDVSLVFGGVRALSDVSFSVQKGELFSIIGPNGAGKTSMLNCISGRYHPTSGSVHFKGQDVTGLKPNARAELGVGRTFQNLALFGHMTVLDNIMVGRHHLLKNNFLTGPLYWFSGAQKEELEHRKFCEDVIDFLEISHIRKATAGTLSYGLRKRVELARAVALRPDLILLDEPMAGMNLEEKEDMARFIIDLNEEWGMSVVMIEHDMGVVMDISSRVMVLDFGRKIAAGLPEEVMANDHVKKAYLGEEDDDNDDSVSGKVA from the coding sequence ATGACGTCATCGGACCCTATTTTGAGCATCAACGATGTGTCGCTGGTTTTTGGCGGCGTGCGGGCGTTGAGTGACGTCAGTTTTTCGGTGCAGAAAGGCGAGCTGTTTTCGATTATCGGCCCCAATGGGGCGGGTAAAACATCGATGCTGAACTGCATTTCCGGTCGGTATCATCCCACAAGTGGCTCGGTCCATTTCAAGGGCCAGGACGTGACGGGCCTGAAACCCAATGCGCGTGCTGAACTGGGTGTGGGCAGAACGTTCCAGAACCTTGCCCTTTTTGGTCATATGACGGTGCTTGATAACATCATGGTCGGGCGCCATCACCTTCTGAAAAACAATTTCCTGACTGGCCCGCTTTACTGGTTTTCAGGGGCGCAGAAAGAAGAGCTGGAACACCGCAAATTCTGTGAAGACGTGATCGATTTTCTCGAAATTTCGCATATCCGCAAGGCAACCGCCGGCACCCTTTCCTATGGCTTGCGCAAACGGGTGGAGCTGGCGCGTGCGGTTGCGCTGCGCCCGGACCTGATCCTGCTGGACGAACCCATGGCGGGCATGAACCTTGAAGAAAAGGAAGACATGGCCCGCTTCATCATTGATTTGAATGAAGAATGGGGCATGAGCGTTGTCATGATCGAGCATGACATGGGGGTGGTGATGGACATTTCATCGCGCGTCATGGTGCTGGATTTCGGCCGCAAAATTGCGGCAGGCCTGCCCGAAGAGGTGATGGCCAATGACCACGTCAAGAAAGCCTATCTTGGCGAGGAAGACGACGACAACGACGACAGCGTATCGGGGAAGGTCGCCTGA
- a CDS encoding long-chain fatty acid--CoA ligase — protein sequence MNKYTVPDYADVAALDTFPKVLAYNAENWPGDVAMREKEFGVWQEFTWRDYNDRVKWMSLGLRELGVGAGDVVGIIGENRPEWVWAEISAHALRARSLGLYQDSLHDEVAFLITYGEAKVIIAEDEEQCDKLLELSDQIPTVKKIIYCDPRGMRKYDDPRLMAVEDLYELGRRIEAADAQAYARLVAETRGDECAILCTTSGTTSKPKMAMLNSGDFLDHCAAYLRADPKLPGDNYVSVLPLPWIMEQVYVVGQSLVSRQIVNFVEEQETMMADLREIGPNFVLLAPRVWEAIAADVRARMMDSTPFKQKMYDWGMKLARGALDHGGHSKAADILLMNALKDRLGFSNLRSAATGGAAMGPETFKFFHAMGVPLRQLYGQTELCGAYTIHQPNDIDFDTVGVAFDNSEIKVINADENGVGEIVARTSGMFTSYYKNQSAYDEDVVDGWMHTGDAGYFKKDNNHLVVIDRLKDLAETSTKIRYSPQFIENKLKFSPFIAEAVILGKGLPFLSAMICIRFSIMAKWAEQRGISFTNYTNLSAQSQVYDMIADEVRQVNETLPEAQRIRRFLLLYKELDADDGELTRTRKVRRGVVAEKYADIIDAVYSGTDMVDIDTMITFQDGSKTRIQTSVRVVDLESPNGVQKTPKAAE from the coding sequence ATGAATAAATATACTGTGCCTGATTATGCCGACGTCGCCGCGCTTGATACCTTTCCCAAAGTGCTGGCCTATAATGCCGAAAACTGGCCGGGTGATGTTGCCATGCGCGAAAAGGAATTTGGCGTTTGGCAGGAATTTACCTGGCGCGATTACAATGACCGCGTGAAATGGATGAGCCTTGGCCTGCGTGAACTGGGTGTGGGTGCAGGCGATGTTGTGGGTATCATTGGGGAAAATCGCCCGGAATGGGTGTGGGCGGAAATTTCGGCCCATGCGTTGCGCGCCCGATCCCTTGGTCTGTATCAGGACAGCCTGCATGACGAAGTGGCCTTCCTGATTACTTACGGCGAAGCAAAAGTGATCATCGCCGAGGATGAAGAACAGTGCGACAAGCTGCTGGAGCTTTCAGACCAGATACCGACGGTTAAAAAGATCATTTATTGTGACCCGCGCGGGATGCGCAAATATGATGATCCGCGCCTGATGGCAGTGGAAGACCTGTATGAGCTTGGCCGCAGGATAGAGGCGGCAGATGCGCAGGCCTATGCCCGCCTGGTGGCGGAAACCCGGGGCGATGAATGCGCGATTTTGTGCACCACGTCGGGCACTACATCCAAGCCAAAAATGGCGATGCTGAATTCTGGCGATTTTCTTGATCATTGCGCCGCCTATTTGCGGGCCGACCCGAAATTGCCGGGCGATAATTATGTTTCGGTTTTGCCGCTGCCCTGGATCATGGAGCAGGTCTATGTCGTCGGGCAGTCGCTGGTCAGCCGCCAGATCGTCAATTTTGTGGAAGAGCAGGAAACCATGATGGCCGATCTGCGCGAGATCGGACCGAATTTTGTGCTACTGGCCCCGCGCGTGTGGGAAGCCATTGCCGCCGATGTGCGGGCGCGCATGATGGATTCAACGCCCTTTAAGCAAAAAATGTATGACTGGGGCATGAAGCTGGCCCGCGGCGCGCTGGATCATGGTGGCCATTCCAAGGCGGCGGATATTTTGCTGATGAATGCCTTAAAAGACCGGCTGGGATTTAGCAATTTGCGCTCTGCCGCTACCGGTGGTGCCGCAATGGGGCCGGAAACCTTCAAGTTTTTCCATGCCATGGGGGTTCCGCTGCGCCAGCTTTATGGACAGACCGAACTGTGCGGCGCCTATACCATCCATCAGCCCAACGATATTGATTTTGATACCGTTGGTGTGGCGTTTGATAATTCGGAAATCAAGGTGATCAACGCCGATGAAAACGGGGTGGGTGAAATTGTCGCCCGCACATCGGGCATGTTTACCAGCTATTATAAAAACCAGTCCGCTTATGACGAGGATGTGGTGGATGGCTGGATGCACACCGGTGATGCCGGATATTTCAAAAAGGACAATAACCATCTGGTGGTGATTGACCGTTTGAAAGATTTGGCTGAAACATCGACCAAAATCCGCTATTCGCCGCAATTCATTGAAAACAAACTGAAATTTTCGCCCTTCATCGCCGAGGCCGTGATTTTGGGTAAGGGCCTGCCGTTTTTGTCCGCCATGATCTGCATTCGCTTTTCGATCATGGCGAAATGGGCGGAACAGCGCGGTATTTCCTTTACCAACTATACCAACCTGTCAGCCCAGTCGCAGGTCTATGACATGATCGCCGATGAAGTGCGTCAGGTAAACGAAACCCTGCCCGAGGCACAGCGCATTCGCCGGTTCCTGCTGCTGTATAAGGAACTGGATGCCGATGATGGCGAACTGACACGGACGCGAAAGGTGCGCCGGGGTGTGGTTGCCGAAAAATATGCCGACATCATCGATGCGGTTTATTCGGGCACCGACATGGTTGATATCGACACCATGATTACGTTTCAGGACGGATCAAAAACGCGCATTCAAACCAGCGTGCGTGTGGTGGATCTGGAAAGTCCAAATGGGGTGCAGAAAACCCCGAAAGCCGCCGAATAA